The Castor canadensis chromosome X, mCasCan1.hap1v2, whole genome shotgun sequence genome includes a region encoding these proteins:
- the Fam156b gene encoding protein FAM156A/FAM156B — MDPLQKWEPALISRSAQTTSAAASQKGTGASQPFSSEQLFSELSARADSIAHAPLPEGPLQQEYRKEKSLQEQRWERLGFSQRKKAFLGHLRRRHHDHMAPYPVERDTRVSPSGDRAQNLFRCECRYCQGHGSTIAEITGERNGAPNPSFWEMLVQGLSGLTLSLGANRPGLLPEGAQQQQQQEPEEKCQLEGQEESKRMFQRLLKQWLEEN; from the coding sequence GATTTCCAGGTCTGCCCAGACAACCTCTGCAGCCGCCTCCCAGAAGGGCACGGGGGCCTCTCAGCCTTTCTCCTCAGAACAGCTCTTCAGTGAGCTGAGTGCCAGGGCTGACTCTATCGCCCATGCTCCTCTGCCAGAAGGGCCCCTCCAGCAGGAATACAGGAAGGAGAAGAGCCTGCAGGAGCAGCGCTGGGAAAGGCTGGGATTCTCTCAGAGGAAGAAGGCATTCCTGGGCCACCTGAGACGCAGGCACCATGATCACATGGCACCTTACCCAGTCGAAAGGGACACCAGAGTCTCTCCCTCCGGTGACAGAGCTCAGAATCTGTTCCGATGTGAATGTCGATACTGCCAGGGCCACGGGTCTACTATTGCTGAGATCACTGGGGAGAGAAATGGGGCCCCCAATCCTTCTTTCTGGGAAATGCTAGTGCAGGGCCTCAGTGGCTTGACCCTCAGCCTGGGCGCCAACCGGCCAGGCCTTCTGCCTGAGGgggcacagcagcagcagcagcaggagcctGAGGAGAAGTGCCAActggaggggcaggaggagagcAAGAGGATGTTCCAGAGGCTGCTCAAGCAGTGGTTGGAAGAAAACTGA